From the genome of Solanum lycopersicum chromosome 7, SLM_r2.1:
agaTGTAATTAAAGTTTCGTTTGGACATgtaatgaaatttttgtgttatatattttctcatattcttaaaaatctcataagttgtaaaactattaaaataatcaaattatttattaaatcttatcaaataaacaaaaatttataaaatcgcATAATGAATTATTATAAAGCTATTTGTTTTCCACTTAAATAACTGTTTCATCAAactttaattcaataataaaaaattgaacataaattGTAGTGAATTAGACTTTAATATAACCCCCCTCCCCCCTACATAATAAGGACAATCTCTTCACGTTgaatttacattatttttctatCATGTGACCGAGAACACAACCAACATTGTTACTTTGAACCATTTTTTGTCAACATCATCAGCAACTATATTTTCATAATCATAgaccataaatatttcattactcCTTGTcgcaaataaatatataatactgCACAAGCTATGACAATTTTCACTGGTGTGTCAATATCATAATGGTTCATGCAATGTTTCAgtattttgaatctatttttcCAAGCTACAAAAATTCATGGGGgctgttttaacaaaatatataaacttgttgatcaatttttgtgtttaaaaaaatctcaaaccatgatatgaaatttccatataatttttcatttcataatttttggagaatatgatATTTCACGAAAATTAGCATGAAATCACATGTCCAAATGTTGATTTCATCTCACAATTTCATAACGTGATATGATATCGCATGATCAAATACCtacataataaaaaatgtttctttcTAAAATCAATTAATGCAGTATGAAcgatattataaataaatttgatcgaATAATACATATTgataaattttcatttcttgATTACCATTGTGGATGGGgctgaaatattttcttgttCCTCAAGTTAATTCGACCTAATTACTGTTTACTAGCCTCTATCCTTGCGAGTCACACTACTTCTACTAGTGAATGTTGacaatgttattattttattcatcctCTCCTTacactaattattaattttatttatcttgtttgacaagatttttatttatatgtagtTTATTCAAGTGTGTTTTAAAAGACGGTATCGTGATGTGAGACGTTTTATACATATGAAATGAGATTTTAAGTTTTGAGATACAGAATGTAAGTCTTGTGGATCTATAGGggcataattttatttataattaaattattttattagtaagaaaacaagcaaaaataaaactttcaattattttacaaaataaattataataaataacctataatatatatataaaaaaaagtatattatgATTTCTATTCGAGAAAGatattaataatcaataatgaagaaaaaaatattacaaatcattacactaataataataaaaaaaacatgttttaaaGCAAAAATagctccaaaaaaaaattgcccAGGGCTTACGTTTTTACGTTTGCACTCCAAATTCTAGACTTACGCACTATGAACTTACGTCTTCAATTTGTGCATAGTGCGTTTTTGTCAAGTCCCACCCGCCTCAAAACTCGcccaaaaaatgtttttgaaaaagcTAGTGAAATTTCttctatctatatataaaaataataataataataatatttctgcCTTGTCgtctttctttttcatcatttttttttatatatataaagttttatcTTGTGTGTAAGTAAGGGAAAtagaggtaaaaaaaaaatgtcatggTATTATATATAACCTTGAGAGATTCAAATTCAACCAAACCAAAatccaagaagaagaagaatgagttTTCTAGCAGGAAGAGTAGCAGGAAAAGAAGGAGCTTTTTTCTTTGAAGAATCCAAACATGCCGTTACCCGTTTAGCCCAAAAGATCAACAAAAATCCAACTTCTTCTCCTTCCAATTCCACTTCTCTAAATCAAGAATCATCTTCCCCTGATGTTCTTCCTGAGATTCTTCGACATTCTTTACCTTCCAAGATTTTCCATTCTCCTTCCTCTGCAGATTCCTCACTCTCTAATACTTCCAAATGGGTTCTCCCTACTGATCCCAATACGACAAATTCCGTATCTCCAGATGCTCTTAATCCTCTCAGAGCTTATGTTTCTCTTCCACAAGTAACCTTTGGACCTAAAAGGTAACTTTACTGCTCTCTTTGATTGAAAGGGTActgattttttctcttttctttttgttgtttagCTGAAATATGATTGAATTTTGGATGTTGGGTTTTAGCTAGTTTATGTATTCTAACTGAAGAATGGGTACTGAGTTTTGTTCTTCTTTTAGCTAATTAGGTGATtgaaaaagattgaatttttgatGTTGGGTTtagcaaaattttaatttttgaacatCTTCAAATGgtgtactaggttgtctttttcatttcttatcTAAACGTTTCATATTCTTTGGAGTGAAAGAATTGATGGGAGATTACTTAGTTTGGCGAATTTGTGATTACAGATTGAAATTTTGTATGTTGGGGTTAAGTTTTGATGCACTTACAGAAAATGAAAAAGGGATTTATTAACATGACCAGTTTTTAAAATGGTTTGATTATCTTCTGTAATTTTGGTGAGGTGTTACCCTGGATATGTGACTTAAGACTATTTGACAATCAAGTGTGAGTATGGACTATGGTACTGATTTAGCATGGTGTAAGTGAAGGTTTCATCTGTATTAGGCAATGTCAACTCTCTGTGTTGGATAACATTGTGGGATTGTAACTAATATGAAAATGTGCTTTTAATTGCTTCAGCATTCAATAGTTAGTTAGGGTGTATGAAGTAAACCTCTCTATCTTCTTTGATTATATACATCTTCTTTTGACGATCACATTGGTAATATCTTCTCCAGGTGGCAGTTGCCAGATACAGAAAACTCTGTACAAGCCTCAACGGCAAATGACTTGCGTCGCGATAAATACACACCGATTAATCCTGAAAAACTTAAAGCTGCAGCTGTGGGGATGTCTCAAAGTAAGCCAAAACCTTTACATGTTTGGTTCCATTTTGTTAGAATTCCTCTCCCCCAAAACCAAATGTAATTGCTTTTGGATTAGAAAACTCATGTAGAGTTTTCagaaatcaaatgaaaatattttacagaattataaaaatatatcgaTAATTAATGTTCTCTCAAGAAATTCGACAAACATACTATAAGTTTTATGTTCTATAGGCTGAGGTATAGTCATTTTAAGCCATACCTACCGTATTATAAAATTCTTGATCTGGAAGTATTTCCAGAAAGTAGTAAATCTGAGAAATTTTACATTCAACACGATATACCTCGGAAACCACCCAAATATGATATTAAGTGATATTGCTTTTGGATCCTTATTGTTTATAGTTCTGTTCAATGTAGTTGCAAAGGCATTTGCTATTGCCACTGCTCTTGTCTTAGGTGGTTCCGCCTTGACGTTTGGCTTGGCAGCATCCAAGCTAGAGTTGCACAATGTAAGCAtaatctttctttctcttttgatTTACCTTATGGATGTTTGAATCTCTACTGCTAAACTTAATTTCCGCTAAACATTACAATGAGGTAAGATCACATATGGGAGTAACACTCAATCCTTTGCTTTTGAGATGGAAGAGTACCTGATATCaatggaggatggtgatattatgatttttttttttggttagtgGGTTGACACGCAAGAAGAGGAATTTTGACGTCTACATAACTACATTTCTGCTTTAGTCGTGTTCAGTTGAGGAATTTGTCTGTTTGATTTTAGTTTATAGACAGTTTTAGTTAGATAAAGAGTGTTGCTTAGTTATCCACTGTTCTATGCTTCTGATTTATGTAATATGTGGATGATGCTGATGTTGCGCAGCCTGATGATATCCGGACGAAAGGGAAGGACATGGTTCAGCCAAGATTGGAAACATTCAAAGAACAGCTGAATCCTTTAAGGATTTGGGTAAGCAAATGTTCAACTATTCTTCAATATTTGCTTCTATCGTTATCTAATGAATGGTAGCCTCTATTCTCAGGCTGAAGAGAAGTCGAAAAAATGGCATTTGGAGAAAAAAGAACACATTAAAGAGAAGCCTTTGATAAAAGAGCTCTCTAAAATATTAGGTGCCAAGTCGTCAAACTAATGTCGATGCAGTTTATTGCAGATAGCTATGCATTCATCagaatattttgttttcttctctctcaCTGTGTAATTTTGAATAATATGATCTGTCAGCAGTTAGTATTTTCTATGTATCCTGCAGTACTACATTTTCTCTGTAAATTGCTGTGTTTTCTATGAcgaataaaaaaacatttgatgAACATGTAACTAGAATACACATGTTTACAATAATTGATCATCTTTGGTTCAGATTCATAGAGCATAATCATCTGGGAAACCAAAAGTTATATGGCATTGTGAAAGCAAGAACATGAATACTCAAAAGCAAAAAGTTGCCCAATTAGCATAAATAACTTCATTTTCAGCAGCGGAAGTCTCTCAATCTTCCATTAACCACATACAAGGATTGTAGCAAGGGACATTTATCAAGAGATCACTATTGATCAACGAGTTCCCAGGAAAATTTAAGCGAATTAGTACAGTACAAATATGATTCTTGATCAGGGCTTTCTTCCTTTCAAGGAAGAGATAAGGTTTGTGTACTCCTGGGATTacacactgggtatgttgttgtaataTGATTCTCGATCAGGCTTCTCTTCCTTTTAAGGAAGAGGTAAGGTATGTGTACTTGTGGGGTTacactggatatgttgttgtaatATGATTCTCGATCAGGCTTCTCTTCCTTTTAAGGAAGAGGTAAGATATGCGTACTTCTGGGGTTACACTGGGTAAGTTGTTGTAATATGATTCTTGATCAGGAGATCCTAACCACAGATATATTGCAACTCAAGATGAGGCAAAGTTCTTATTCATCAATATGATTCTTGATCAGCTTTTACAGGCTTGTCATCATACATCCAGCTTCACATGTAATCCAATATATAGAAACAGGCACCTAACGGGGGCAGGGGCAGATACAGGAAGAGGAGagttataaaatcaaaatagaaataGGCACCTAAATTTGCAATGTTcccaatatttgtataaattaagATTCATCTTTTGGTAGACTCATTAAGATTCATGTTTTGGTAGACTCTGCAATATTCAGTTATAACTCATGCATGAGGCCACACAAATTGCATTCAGTAGACACAACCCAGTCTAGTGCACAAACTTTTATAAATAGCAAGTTGTCACATTAAATAGAGAAGGTTTCTGGCTTTTACAAAAAGGATAGTGATCTCCCAGTGCTATACAATAAGATAACACATACAACAATGCCAGTGCTACTATGCAAGAAAATGTGTACCTCCTCATACTGCATCAAGGTCAGCTATTTATCTCTTCCTGCGCTTTGACTCCACCTGGCAACAGGAATAGTGGCAGTTTAGCTAAAATGCTTGTCAGTTACAGATAACTTACAGTCAAGAGTACAAAAGAGAGCTTAAATTAATGGGATAGCAGTATCATGAAGCAATCACCTTCAGGAACCCCCCACAGCTTTGGTTCAATAAAGGTACGTACATTGCAGGTCACGAGCTCAAATTCAGGCTTACAGTGAGAAGGTCCTTTGTTTTTGTTAAGTCAAAGAATACAGTGGAGAGGCACCTTTATCCACCGATATTCAAAGCTGGAAACAGAGAATTTTCTCGgtttacaaatataaaacaatgtGATCCCCTTCATGACACACAGAAAGATGTGAAGGGATACATATGCGGCCTTTTAAATCTCCTATCTATTCATTAGAAGAGAATTTCAATAAATAGctcaacatatgactattcagCCACTCATGCGCAACTTATCTCTCCCCCTCAAACCATATCAACTACTTCTAACTCTCGTTCGCCCATAACACCACAACTACAACCCATTCTGTCAATTTATCAAACATTCACGCCATTTAGTTTTCCTATTAACAACCACCCCCCACTTCTCTTACAAAAATGTCGCTGCATAATCTACTCTTCTTCCCACTGAATTCTTGCATGAAATACCATGGCAGAGAGAAAATATCGACACCAATTACCTCAAAACACAATATCTTGACAAACAGAAGTCTCATAGATATAGCAAAGGATCTAAATCCAAAACCAACTTCGACAAGCATTGGTGCACGATCTCCGTGCCAAACAGGGTTAAAGGGGTCTGGCCCACGTGTTCTGCATGTGATCATGATTACTTTTCTCCAAAAATTATTGACATACAAATTTCCTTAGGTCTTTCATCTATAAAAGAATGGGTAGTCCTTTCACTTGAGAACAAGTATAGGATTTCTGCTTAGCTCCTCTTATACAAAAGCCTACATTGTTAACTTACCTTCAAAAATTATCAAAGCCTACATGGTTTTATGTGAggaaaattttaagtttaagaAATGAAAGTAATATGCAACGGTCTAGACAGCACAGAAAATTAGAACAATATGTAGGAATTCATCTTTGATATTTAACCTTAGCAACAATAGTTTGTTGTATCTTTTATAAAGACCTTCACAATAATTTACATCATCTTCAAAGGATAAAAAGGAAGGTGACACCCAAGAGGCTATCTGAACTCCTTTATATCTCAAATATATTATCCCACACATTCTAAAAGAATTAGATGAAGTACTCACGAGCTATATGGAAAACCAAATGACCTGACATCATATTAAAGTAAGAAAGTGGAGTTCTGCACCTTAGCAGTGGACATATGGTTAGTGAAGCAACAATTACAGAATACTCCCAGATTATTTTAACATGTAATTGTTCAACTTTTGCTTTCGAATTGCTccaaatatgtcattttttccTAAATGAATAACTTCGTTCCAACCTTATTAAATGTGTCTCCAATACCTTCAACACTAAATGACAAAAATCCAAATACTAAGAGTATCAAGCAACTATTATAATGTGAGCATTTTCAGTCACAAGCTTGGATAAAGAAGGATTGAGGTAGCTTCATGACCAGCCGAACAATAGTCTAGCTATGATAATCCTCTATATTGAAGTTAATGAACTAAGTTTTTGGACTCTTCAGTTTCAATGCCACACCCGTGTCGGATTCTTAAAAATactacttttggagaatccaaCATGCACCTattgacatttttgaaaagtCTGAGCAACATAGGTAATGATCCTATAGCGACTAGTTTTCTTTATGTTGGTAAAAAGACTCTTAACCTACTGAGATTCCACTCAACTAATGTCATCTGTTCCCAGTGAAAGTAGTTCCAAACTCGACTGAAGCCAATGTAAGAGTGAGTAATTCGAGTTCTCCTACTAGGTAAATATGAAGACCGTATCTGAAGAAAGATACAGTTCAGCAGGGACTTAAATCATATTTTCCAAGCTGACTTATAGTCCTATAACTTCCAACATTCTCCATCCCCAGGTCATCCATGCTTTGCACTTTTGTATGCTTTCCCTTGTGGAACCTCAGAGAGATTGAAACAAGCTTAACTTTGTCATTAGTCATTGATTATATCAGTAGCCCAGTACATCAATTTACATCAGATGAGCAGGTAACATCATGACTTTGGAGATACCCTTCCACTAGCCTGCCTTTCTCCTTCCCTTAGGGGTCGTTGGGATAAGTTATACCAAACATGTCAACCAAACAAAACACCAAACTTTTATCCCAGGACTATTTTTTTAATCCCAAGACTATATATTCTTATCCCTCACATCAAACGACCCCTTATGGTTAGAATCTGATATATTAGATATAACCAAACTAAACATGCACCACTTTCAGAAGCGCGACCTTCTCCTTCCATAATGATCCTAAATGTCACGCTACACATGAGAACATAGTGCAAAAAGTTCACCCTTTCTATCACAAACAACAACAGTCTGTTGACTAACTTGAGATACAATACTTGCAGATATTACTAATAATATCATGTAAAAGTTTACCAGGTGAGTGTACAGAGTTTTTACCTTTGCTTCATCAGGTGGTGAAACATGAAATGAGTTCAAAGGACGTTTGGTTTCATCTTCTGAGGAACAGTCAGAACACAAGAAATGCTCTAATGTCTTTGCTTCATCAATGGACATACCCATACAAGAGGGATGAAACCTGCAATAGAATTGCAGGAtaaatgaaaagattttttataGATACGGTTATCAACTAATCgtaatttagaaaattaggGTAAACTAA
Proteins encoded in this window:
- the LOC101247442 gene encoding uncharacterized protein isoform X1; its protein translation is MSFLAGRVAGKEGAFFFEESKHAVTRLAQKINKNPTSSPSNSTSLNQESSSPDVLPEILRHSLPSKIFHSPSSADSSLSNTSKWVLPTDPNTTNSVSPDALNPLRAYVSLPQVTFGPKRWQLPDTENSVQASTANDLRRDKYTPINPEKLKAAAVGMSQILFNVVAKAFAIATALVLGGSALTFGLAASKLELHNPDDIRTKGKDMVQPRLETFKEQLNPLRIWAEEKSKKWHLEKKEHIKEKPLIKELSKILGAKSSN
- the LOC101247442 gene encoding uncharacterized protein isoform X2, with the translated sequence MSFLAGRVAGKEGAFFFEESKHAVTRLAQKINKNPTSSPSNSTSLNQESSSPDVLPEILRHSLPSKIFHSPSSADSSLSNTSKWVLPTDPNTTNSVSPDALNPLRAYVSLPQVTFGPKRWQLPDTENSVQASTANDLRRDKYTPINPEKLKAAAVGMSQIAKAFAIATALVLGGSALTFGLAASKLELHNPDDIRTKGKDMVQPRLETFKEQLNPLRIWAEEKSKKWHLEKKEHIKEKPLIKELSKILGAKSSN